From Panicum hallii strain FIL2 chromosome 2, PHallii_v3.1, whole genome shotgun sequence, a single genomic window includes:
- the LOC112879579 gene encoding uncharacterized protein LOC112879579 isoform X1: MPSLPRLAAPAPAAAPTVRRTPPALPPPLRPPCRACSLGSGRRPPRPPSATAADAPRGGPIPEPEEVDQHLLAALHAARIRDEESRRSDPLFIDPYAAVLLSHDVAHHHMDYLVSHAVVCYDHYRLTTRYIDDKLQNLVSNSEDIRQIVLLTDGMDTRPYRLSWPRLSVVYDVSPGKVFSTATRQLRGSGAKVSRNCVLLHTPLESPDLQEGLSKNGFNGNRLSLWVLQGLPLPTITSLENLLLVISNLAMKGSIFMGELPHFPGCTASMDMGLEQENLEKLFFTQGFQVSFVRYDDVVKDVGLDLATPWEQRGRLLFVAEQLRFSDAQMESFRMHFERIEEDADEDGFEEL, translated from the exons ATGCCCTCGCTGCCGAGgctcgccgcgccggcgccggcggcggccccaaCCGTGCGTCGCACGCCGCcggccctgccaccgccgctgcgTCCCCCCTGCCGCGCCTGCTCCTTGGGCAGCGGGAGgcgcccgccgcggcccccctcggccaccgccgccgacgcgccccGCGGAGGCCCGATCCCGGAGCCCGAGGAGGTCGACCAGCACCTCCTCGCCGCCCTCCACGCCGCTCGCATCCGGGACGAGGAGTCTCGCCGCTCAG ATCCTCTTTTCATCGATCCATATGCTGCAGTTCTTCTTTCTCATGATGTGGCACATCATCATATGGATTATCTAGTTTCACATGCAGTGGTTTGCTATGACCATTATAGGCTAACAACTAGATATATTGATGACAAACTACAGAATTTGGTCAGCAATTCGGAAGATATTAGACAG ATTGTTCTGTTGACAGATGGAATGGACACTCGTCCATATAGGCTGAGCTGGCCTAGGCTATCTGTTGTGTACGATGTGTCACCAGGAAAAGTCTTCAGTACAGCGACTCGGCAGCTTAGAG GATctggagcaaaagtttcacgaAATTGTGTCTTGCTTCATACCCCTTTGGAGTCCCCTGATTTACAAGAGGGCTTGAGCAAAAATGGCTTCAATGGGAATAGGCTCAGCTTGTGGGTACTACAG GGTTTACCTCTGCCCACAATCACGAGTTTAGAAAATCTCTTGCTTGTTATAAGCAATTTAGCAATGAAAGGAAGTATCTTCATGGGAGAACTGCCCCATTTTCCAGGCTGTACGGCGTCAATGGACATG GGATTGGAACAGGAGAATCTGGAAAAGCTTTTCTTTACTCAGGGCTTTCAAGTCAGCTTTGTGCGATATGACGATGTTGTGAAGGATGTTGGCTTAGATCTAGCTACTCCATGGGAACAACGTGGCAGATTGCTTTTTGTTGCAGAACAGCTGCGGTTTTCAGACGCACAG ATGGAGAGCTTCCGGATGCATTTCGAAAGAATAGAGGAGGATGCGGACGAAGATGGATTTGAGGAACTCTAG
- the LOC112879579 gene encoding uncharacterized protein LOC112879579 isoform X2, whose amino-acid sequence MPSLPRLAAPAPAAAPTVRRTPPALPPPLRPPCRACSLGSGRRPPRPPSATAADAPRGGPIPEPEEVDQHLLAALHAARIRDEESRRSDPLFIDPYAAVLLSHDVAHHHMDYLVSHAVVCYDHYRLTTRYIDDKLQNLVSNSEDIRQIVLLTDGMDTRPYRLSWPRLSVVYDVSPGKVFSTATRQLRGSGAKVSRNCVLLHTPLESPDLQEGLSKNGFNGNRLSLWVLQGLEQENLEKLFFTQGFQVSFVRYDDVVKDVGLDLATPWEQRGRLLFVAEQLRFSDAQMESFRMHFERIEEDADEDGFEEL is encoded by the exons ATGCCCTCGCTGCCGAGgctcgccgcgccggcgccggcggcggccccaaCCGTGCGTCGCACGCCGCcggccctgccaccgccgctgcgTCCCCCCTGCCGCGCCTGCTCCTTGGGCAGCGGGAGgcgcccgccgcggcccccctcggccaccgccgccgacgcgccccGCGGAGGCCCGATCCCGGAGCCCGAGGAGGTCGACCAGCACCTCCTCGCCGCCCTCCACGCCGCTCGCATCCGGGACGAGGAGTCTCGCCGCTCAG ATCCTCTTTTCATCGATCCATATGCTGCAGTTCTTCTTTCTCATGATGTGGCACATCATCATATGGATTATCTAGTTTCACATGCAGTGGTTTGCTATGACCATTATAGGCTAACAACTAGATATATTGATGACAAACTACAGAATTTGGTCAGCAATTCGGAAGATATTAGACAG ATTGTTCTGTTGACAGATGGAATGGACACTCGTCCATATAGGCTGAGCTGGCCTAGGCTATCTGTTGTGTACGATGTGTCACCAGGAAAAGTCTTCAGTACAGCGACTCGGCAGCTTAGAG GATctggagcaaaagtttcacgaAATTGTGTCTTGCTTCATACCCCTTTGGAGTCCCCTGATTTACAAGAGGGCTTGAGCAAAAATGGCTTCAATGGGAATAGGCTCAGCTTGTGGGTACTACAG GGATTGGAACAGGAGAATCTGGAAAAGCTTTTCTTTACTCAGGGCTTTCAAGTCAGCTTTGTGCGATATGACGATGTTGTGAAGGATGTTGGCTTAGATCTAGCTACTCCATGGGAACAACGTGGCAGATTGCTTTTTGTTGCAGAACAGCTGCGGTTTTCAGACGCACAG ATGGAGAGCTTCCGGATGCATTTCGAAAGAATAGAGGAGGATGCGGACGAAGATGGATTTGAGGAACTCTAG